One genomic region from Motacilla alba alba isolate MOTALB_02 chromosome 5, Motacilla_alba_V1.0_pri, whole genome shotgun sequence encodes:
- the LOC119701780 gene encoding alpha-1-antitrypsin-like isoform X1 — protein MKTTFSLCLLLVGLHTVALRHQHPRYRNKQDDAKGTYYPGYSSQGEEASPLKNKTFVKLVFSNADFAFSFYKLVASEAMDKNIFFSPISISASFAMLALGAKAVTLTQILEGLAFNLKKTQEQEIHEGFCQLLHMLNRSDSEFQLSLGNALFIEETLKPLQKFFDDVKSFYESEVFSTDFNNSVGAESQINSYIEEKTNGKIVKLVENLDPLTAMVLVNYVFFKAHWEKPFSTAQTKQEDFFVDQKTSVKVDMMYRKGYYRNYFDEELSCWLVQIPYNGDVAALFVLPDEGKMKQVEDALLKRTVTKWEKSLQDRKIHLHIPKFSISGTYDVKNIVKQMGMVNLFTEQADLSGITEEPGLTVSKVIHRAMLNVHENGTEAAGATVKEITWRSGDFPRPPRVRFNRPFLLLILDKFTHTVLFIGKIVNPQKND, from the exons atgaagacCACTTTCTCCTTGTGCTTATTGCTAGTTGGTTTGCATACTGTTGCCCTGCGCCATCAGCATCCTCGCTACCGTAATAAGCAGGATGATGCTAAAGGGACATATTATCCAGGATATAGTTCTCAGGGGGAAGAAGCTTCTCCACTTAAGAATAAAACCTTTGTCAAACTAGTTTTCAGCAATGCTGactttgcattttccttttacaaGTTGGTTGCATCTGAAGCAatggacaaaaatattttcttttcacccATAAGCATCTCTGCTTcctttgcaatgctggcacttGGTGCCAAGGCTGTGACACTGACACAGATTTTGGAAGGGCTTGCCTTTAACCTGAAAAAGACTCAGGAGCAGGAAATCCATGAAGGTTTTTGCCAACTCCTCCACATGCTGAACCGTTCAGATAGTGAGTTCCAGCTGAGCCTGGGCAATGCCCTTTTTATAGAAGAGACACTAAAACCACTACAGAAGTTCTTTGATGATGTCAAAAGCTTTTATGAATCTGAAGTCTTTTCTACTGACTTTAACAACTCTGTTGGTGCTGAGAGTCAGATCAACAGTTATATTGAGGAAAAGACAAATGGGAAAATAGTTAAACTAGTGGAAAATCTTGATCCTCTGACTGCAATGGTTCTCGTTAACTATGTCTTCTTTAAAG CCCATTGGGAGAAACCCTTCAGTACAGCACAAACAAAACAGGAGGACTTTTTTGTGGATCAGAAAACATCTGTAAAAGTTGACATGATGTATCGAAAAGGTTACTACAGAAATTACTTTGATGAAGAGCTGTCCTGTTGGCTGGTTCAGATTCCTTACAATGGAGATGTTGCAGCATTATTTGTTTTGCCTGATGAAGGGAAGATGAAGCAGGTAGAAGATGCCCTCTTGAAAAGAACTGTAACTAAATGGGAAAAGTCCCTCCAAGACAG aaaaatacatctgCACATTccaaaattttctatttctggtACCTATGATGTGAAAAATATAGTTAAACAAATGGGTATGGTCAATCTGTTTACTGAACAAGCTGATCTCTCAGGGATTACTGAGGAGCCTGGACTGACAGTTTCAAAA GTGATCCACAGAGCCATGCTGAATGTTCATGAGAACGGCACTGAGGCGGCCGGGGCCACAGTGAAGGAGATTACCTGGAGATCTGGGGATTTTCCTCGCCCACCTCGGGTCAGATTCAACAGACCATTTCTCCTGCTGATTCTGGATAAGTTCACCCACACTGTCCTCTTCATTGGGAAAATTGTAAACCCTCAGAAAAATGACtga
- the LOC119701780 gene encoding alpha-1-antitrypsin-like isoform X2: protein MVLKRRMSRQDQTVAIAESKMKTTFSLCLLLVGLHTVALRHQHPRYRNKQDDAKGTYYPGYSSQGEEASPLKNKTFVKLVFSNADFAFSFYKLVASEAMDKNIFFSPISISASFAMLALGAKAVTLTQILEGLAFNLKKTQEQEIHEGFCQLLHMLNRSDSEFQLSLGNALFIEETLKPLQKFFDDVKSFYESEVFSTDFNNSVGAESQINSYIEEKTNGKIVKLVENLDPLTAMVLVNYVFFKAHWEKPFSTAQTKQEDFFVDQKTSVKVDMMYRKGYYRNYFDEELSCWLVQIPYNGDVAALFVLPDEGKMKQVEDALLKRTVTKWEKSLQDRKIHLHIPKFSISGTYDVKNIVKQMGMVNLFTEQADLSGITEEPGLTVSKVIHRAMLNVHENGTEAAGATVKEITWRSGDFPRPPRVRFNRPFLLLILDKFTHTVLFIGKIVNPQKND from the exons ATGGTACTGAAGAGAAGAATGAGCAGACAAGACCAGACTGTAGCAAT TG ctgaaagcaaaatgaagacCACTTTCTCCTTGTGCTTATTGCTAGTTGGTTTGCATACTGTTGCCCTGCGCCATCAGCATCCTCGCTACCGTAATAAGCAGGATGATGCTAAAGGGACATATTATCCAGGATATAGTTCTCAGGGGGAAGAAGCTTCTCCACTTAAGAATAAAACCTTTGTCAAACTAGTTTTCAGCAATGCTGactttgcattttccttttacaaGTTGGTTGCATCTGAAGCAatggacaaaaatattttcttttcacccATAAGCATCTCTGCTTcctttgcaatgctggcacttGGTGCCAAGGCTGTGACACTGACACAGATTTTGGAAGGGCTTGCCTTTAACCTGAAAAAGACTCAGGAGCAGGAAATCCATGAAGGTTTTTGCCAACTCCTCCACATGCTGAACCGTTCAGATAGTGAGTTCCAGCTGAGCCTGGGCAATGCCCTTTTTATAGAAGAGACACTAAAACCACTACAGAAGTTCTTTGATGATGTCAAAAGCTTTTATGAATCTGAAGTCTTTTCTACTGACTTTAACAACTCTGTTGGTGCTGAGAGTCAGATCAACAGTTATATTGAGGAAAAGACAAATGGGAAAATAGTTAAACTAGTGGAAAATCTTGATCCTCTGACTGCAATGGTTCTCGTTAACTATGTCTTCTTTAAAG CCCATTGGGAGAAACCCTTCAGTACAGCACAAACAAAACAGGAGGACTTTTTTGTGGATCAGAAAACATCTGTAAAAGTTGACATGATGTATCGAAAAGGTTACTACAGAAATTACTTTGATGAAGAGCTGTCCTGTTGGCTGGTTCAGATTCCTTACAATGGAGATGTTGCAGCATTATTTGTTTTGCCTGATGAAGGGAAGATGAAGCAGGTAGAAGATGCCCTCTTGAAAAGAACTGTAACTAAATGGGAAAAGTCCCTCCAAGACAG aaaaatacatctgCACATTccaaaattttctatttctggtACCTATGATGTGAAAAATATAGTTAAACAAATGGGTATGGTCAATCTGTTTACTGAACAAGCTGATCTCTCAGGGATTACTGAGGAGCCTGGACTGACAGTTTCAAAA GTGATCCACAGAGCCATGCTGAATGTTCATGAGAACGGCACTGAGGCGGCCGGGGCCACAGTGAAGGAGATTACCTGGAGATCTGGGGATTTTCCTCGCCCACCTCGGGTCAGATTCAACAGACCATTTCTCCTGCTGATTCTGGATAAGTTCACCCACACTGTCCTCTTCATTGGGAAAATTGTAAACCCTCAGAAAAATGACtga
- the LOC119701990 gene encoding serine protease inhibitor 2.1-like has translation MKCLLCLCLLLAVFCAATHCCPEDICHEVNNTNLQDGRENLLIYSCDKKGSNYADFVFRFYKQASSKEADKNVFFSPLSISTAFAMLAVGAKSTTLSQIFEGLGFDDLTETRTHDVHESFHKILSVLNCADVNITLNIGNALFTATGYEPQKSFLQNTKEFYDADVFSSDFHKPEEATKQINKYVEEKTKGKIPELVGHLDPSTVLVLVNYIYFKAAWEKSFDPLRTYEDDFFVNPNTSVRVNMMQHDGISNVYYDQDLSCVVVELPYQGTARALLILPDDGKMKQVEDALSKETVCKWDSKLATRRLNLQLPKFSISGSYDVKTLFEQMGITEVFSGNADLSGISGNHNLQVSQAIHKALLEVDEAGTEAAGATAIIFTRVSYTSRTIKFNKPFLILISDKQTGTTLFMGKIVDPTKE, from the exons ATGAAGTGTCTCCTGTGCCTGTGTTTACTCCTTGCTGTTTTTTGTGCTGCAACCCATTGCTGCCCTGAAGACATTTGCCATGAAGTCAACAATACTAATCTGCAGGATGGAAGAgaaaatttattaatatatagCTGTGACAAGAAAGGCTCTAACTATGCAGATTTTGTATTTAGATTTTACAAACAGGCTTCATCAAAAGAAGCTGATAAAAATGTGTTCTTCTCTCCTTTGAGCATCTCCACTGCCTTTGCCATGCTGGCTGTTGGTGCTAAATCAACAACTCTCTCTCAGATTTTTGAAGGACTGGGCTTTGATGACCTGACTGAGACTCGCACACATGATGTACATGAGAGTTTTCACAAAATTTTGTCAGTACTGAACTGTGCTGATGTTAATATCACATTAAATATAGGGAATGCCCTTTTTACAGCTACTGGGTATGAACCACAGAAGTCATTTTTACAAAATACCAAAGAATTTTATGATGCAGATGTTTTCTCCAGTGATTTTCATAAACCAGAAGAAGCTACAAAGCAAATCAATAAATATGTAGAGGAGAAAACCAAGGGGAAAATTCCTGAATTAGTTGGTCATCTTGATCCAAGTACTGTACTGGTTCTTGTTAATTATATTTACTTTAAAG CTGCCTGGGAAAAGTCTTTCGATCCCCTGCGCACGTACGAGGATGATTTTTTTGTGAACCCAAATACATCTGTCAGAGTCAACATGATGCAGCATGATGGTATCTCAAATGTTTACTATGACCAGGATCTCTCCTGTGTGGTGGTAGAGCTGCCTTACCAGGGCACTGCACGAGCATTGCTTATTCTGCCTGATGATGGAAAGATGAAGCAAGTGGAAGATGCTCTCTCCAAGGAAACGGTTTGTAAATGGGATAGCAAACTTGCGACCAG GAGATTAAATCTGCAGTTACCAAAGTTTTCTATTAGCGGGTCTTACGATGTTAAAACCCTGTTTGAGCAAATGGGCATTACTGAAGTGTTCTCAGGTAATGCTGATCTGTCTGGAATTAGTGGCAACCACAATCTCCAGGTTTCACAA GCAATTCACAAGGCCTTGCTGGAAGTTGATGAGGCTGGAACTGAAGCTGCAGGAGCCACTGCCATAATCTTTACCAGAGTTTCCTATACTTCTCGTACCATCAAATTCAACAAGCCCTTCCTTATTTTGATCTCTGACAAACAAACTGGCACCACACTCTTCATGGGGAAAATTGTTGATCCTACTAAGGAGTAA